A part of Leptospira yasudae genomic DNA contains:
- a CDS encoding DUF962 domain-containing protein produces MTTEAAPKTYTTFKEFWPFYLGEHSHPVNRALHFVGTSFAIGWILTAIINLNPYYILAALFSGYFFAWIGHFFVEKNRPATFTYPFKSFMGDWVMYFYILTGQIGKELEKIGKK; encoded by the coding sequence ATGACAACTGAGGCAGCTCCAAAAACGTATACGACTTTCAAAGAATTTTGGCCTTTCTATCTGGGAGAACATTCGCATCCGGTGAACCGTGCATTGCATTTCGTGGGAACTTCCTTTGCGATCGGTTGGATCTTGACGGCCATCATCAATCTCAATCCGTATTACATCCTAGCGGCTTTGTTTTCGGGATATTTCTTTGCGTGGATCGGACATTTCTTCGTAGAAAAAAACCGTCCCGCTACGTTCACGTATCCGTTTAAATCCTTTATGGGCGACTGGGTGATGTATTTTTACATTCTCACCGGACAGATCGGAAAGGAATTGGAAAAGATCGGCAAGAAGTAG
- a CDS encoding adenylate/guanylate cyclase domain-containing protein: MRRSVFYERIFFKCPSLSRKELILNPEISILNFVNLLRSIKQAFQILDRKSMPDSVLDVLKTEERNGIIITNYFRYLIALFFLVQILVNVGSGDSEANLIAFSIYLVLTLAHTIIIRVCPDSIVSIFNYVTLFAEYLLILGVLLFYTFTTKNVNLGFALKNTINLFFLFPIIYSLLQFRIRFVFTGLFLFYAIYFSILWIAISTNQLTFTNDWGRYISGPDVLLEDVVAGKPGLYFCFAVMISMGIFRTVSMVRRIGIAEGQKTELSRYFSPKIVNEMMENPETLQSGNRQIVSILFLDIRNFTAMSENMDPKELGELLSEFRKIMMECVFENNGTLDKYIGDAVMATFGTPHPSPSAEVDARNAVGCGVIMQKRLAEWNLFRKSQGKTPIAIGIGIHTGEVFAGNIGSDLHREYSVIGDAVNTASRIESLCKVLKKSFLISKDTMELLGGKYTLTRMPRVKVKGKEEPLQVYEVMWG; this comes from the coding sequence ATGCGGCGGTCCGTTTTTTATGAAAGAATTTTTTTCAAATGTCCTTCCCTTTCCCGGAAAGAATTGATCTTGAATCCCGAAATTTCTATCCTGAACTTTGTGAATCTACTCCGATCGATCAAGCAAGCGTTTCAAATTCTGGACCGAAAGTCCATGCCGGATTCCGTTCTGGATGTTCTCAAAACGGAGGAAAGAAACGGAATCATCATCACGAATTACTTCCGTTATCTCATCGCGCTTTTTTTTCTGGTCCAGATCCTCGTCAACGTCGGCAGCGGAGACAGCGAAGCGAATCTCATCGCGTTCTCCATCTATCTCGTTCTGACCCTCGCCCATACCATCATTATCCGCGTTTGTCCCGATTCGATCGTGAGCATTTTCAATTACGTTACCCTGTTTGCGGAATATCTTTTGATCCTGGGCGTTCTTCTGTTTTACACCTTCACGACCAAAAACGTGAATTTAGGTTTCGCTCTGAAGAATACGATCAATCTATTTTTTCTATTTCCGATCATCTATTCCCTTTTGCAGTTTCGAATCCGCTTCGTGTTCACAGGTTTGTTTTTGTTCTATGCGATTTACTTTTCGATTCTTTGGATCGCCATCTCGACGAATCAACTGACGTTCACGAACGACTGGGGCCGTTATATCAGCGGGCCGGACGTTCTTTTGGAAGACGTCGTTGCCGGTAAACCCGGTTTGTATTTTTGTTTCGCGGTGATGATCTCCATGGGGATTTTTCGTACGGTTTCCATGGTGCGAAGAATCGGAATCGCGGAAGGACAAAAGACGGAACTTTCCCGTTACTTTTCTCCGAAGATCGTCAACGAGATGATGGAAAATCCTGAAACACTGCAGAGCGGCAATCGTCAGATCGTGAGCATTCTTTTTTTGGATATTCGAAACTTTACCGCAATGTCCGAGAACATGGACCCGAAGGAACTCGGAGAGCTTCTATCAGAATTTCGTAAAATTATGATGGAGTGCGTTTTCGAAAACAACGGAACCTTGGACAAATATATCGGCGACGCGGTGATGGCTACGTTCGGAACCCCTCACCCATCTCCCTCAGCGGAAGTCGACGCAAGAAACGCGGTCGGTTGCGGAGTGATCATGCAGAAACGTCTCGCGGAGTGGAATCTGTTTCGAAAGTCGCAGGGCAAAACTCCGATCGCGATCGGAATCGGAATTCATACGGGAGAAGTGTTTGCGGGAAACATCGGAAGCGATCTTCACAGAGAATATTCGGTGATCGGAGACGCGGTCAACACGGCTTCTCGAATCGAATCGCTCTGCAAGGTTTTGAAAAAATCCTTCCTCATTTCCAAAGACACCATGGAGCTGTTAGGCGGCAAATACACTCTCACGCGAATGCCCCGCGTCAAAGTCAAAGGCAAAGAAGAACCACTTCAGGTTTACGAGGTCATGTGGGGCTGA
- a CDS encoding oxidoreductase: protein MAQKAALVAGATGLIGKYLLEELNSSGEYQKIYALVRKPGSVSGAEEIVVDYDALNASSFPKGITEVYCSLGTTISKAGSQENFKKVDHEYVMQIAKLAKEKGVRSFLVVSALGADSKSFVFYNRVKGEMEKDLETIGFPFLGIFRPSLLEGEREETRPGEAVGQFFAKIINPLLLGGIRKYRSIHGRTVAKAMIRIAQKGPSGVRILESDRIEAVGGN from the coding sequence ATGGCTCAAAAAGCGGCTTTGGTAGCAGGTGCGACCGGATTGATCGGAAAGTATCTTTTGGAAGAGTTGAACTCTTCCGGCGAGTATCAAAAAATTTACGCACTCGTACGTAAGCCCGGTTCCGTTAGCGGCGCGGAAGAAATCGTCGTCGACTATGATGCGTTAAACGCTTCTTCCTTTCCGAAAGGGATTACGGAAGTCTATTGCAGTTTGGGGACAACGATCTCCAAGGCCGGAAGCCAGGAGAATTTCAAAAAAGTGGATCACGAATACGTGATGCAGATCGCAAAACTCGCGAAAGAAAAAGGGGTTCGATCCTTTCTCGTCGTGAGCGCTTTGGGCGCCGACAGCAAGTCTTTCGTATTTTACAATCGGGTCAAAGGGGAAATGGAGAAGGATCTAGAAACGATCGGATTTCCGTTTCTCGGAATATTCAGACCTTCTCTTCTCGAAGGCGAACGGGAAGAAACCCGACCCGGCGAAGCCGTGGGTCAATTTTTTGCAAAGATCATCAATCCGTTGTTGCTCGGCGGAATTCGGAAATACAGATCGATTCACGGAAGAACGGTCGCCAAAGCGATGATCCGTATCGCGCAAAAAGGTCCTTCCGGGGTTCGTATTTTAGAATCGGATCGAATCGAGGCCGTGGGAGGAAATTGA